Proteins encoded together in one uncultured Desulfosarcina sp. window:
- a CDS encoding glycosyltransferase family 4 protein, which translates to MKKNIGFISTRFAGTDGVTLEASKWAQVLRAMGHNCYWLAGQLDKDGTKSMLVPEAFFQDTKNQWINSCVFGNKRRDHTVTDAIHEMKGFIKERIREFIRKFSIDLIVPENALTIPMHIPLGMAITEIIAETQIPTIAHHHDFYWERPRFSVNAVSDCLRMAFPPNIPGVEHVVINSAAQEELALRTGCSSIVIPNILDFENPPKTSLSSRFAIRNELGLEDDDIVFLQPTRIVQRKGIEHAIDLVRELDDPRCKLLISHEAGDEGFEYADWLRQTARESGVDLRLLNTRMRDPWNDACIEQPARSLLDIYPCADFVTYPSLYEGFGNAFLEAVYFNKPVLINRYAIFVRDIEPKGFDLIAMDGFLNGKTVGKVKEVLNSPQRMRRMVEHNFKIASRHYSYAVLRRWLNTLMVNFFGAESGENLHEPS; encoded by the coding sequence ATGAAAAAAAATATCGGTTTTATTTCGACGCGCTTTGCCGGCACGGACGGCGTCACCCTGGAGGCCAGCAAATGGGCTCAAGTGCTGCGGGCCATGGGGCACAACTGCTATTGGCTCGCCGGCCAACTGGACAAGGACGGGACCAAGAGCATGCTGGTGCCCGAAGCGTTTTTCCAGGACACGAAAAACCAGTGGATCAACTCCTGTGTGTTTGGAAATAAGCGCCGGGACCATACCGTCACTGATGCCATCCATGAGATGAAAGGATTTATCAAAGAACGCATTCGGGAATTCATCCGGAAATTCTCCATCGACCTGATCGTCCCCGAAAACGCCCTGACCATACCGATGCATATCCCTTTGGGGATGGCCATCACCGAAATTATCGCCGAAACCCAGATCCCCACCATCGCCCACCACCACGATTTCTACTGGGAGCGGCCCCGCTTCAGCGTCAATGCCGTGAGCGACTGTTTGCGCATGGCCTTCCCGCCCAACATCCCCGGCGTAGAGCATGTCGTAATCAATTCGGCGGCTCAGGAGGAACTGGCCCTGCGAACGGGGTGCTCGTCGATTGTGATCCCCAATATCCTGGATTTCGAGAACCCGCCGAAAACATCTCTGTCATCAAGATTCGCCATTCGCAACGAACTCGGCCTGGAAGACGACGACATCGTTTTTCTCCAGCCGACCAGGATTGTTCAACGCAAAGGGATCGAACACGCCATCGACCTTGTCAGGGAACTCGACGATCCGCGATGCAAATTGCTCATTTCCCACGAAGCCGGCGACGAAGGTTTCGAGTACGCCGATTGGCTCCGGCAGACGGCCAGGGAATCGGGGGTGGACCTGCGCCTGTTGAATACGCGGATGAGAGATCCATGGAACGACGCCTGTATCGAGCAGCCGGCAAGATCACTGCTGGACATCTATCCATGCGCCGATTTTGTCACTTATCCCAGCCTTTACGAGGGCTTCGGCAACGCCTTCCTCGAGGCCGTTTATTTTAACAAGCCCGTATTGATTAACCGCTATGCCATTTTCGTTCGCGATATCGAACCCAAGGGGTTCGACCTGATTGCCATGGACGGCTTTTTGAACGGGAAGACGGTCGGAAAGGTCAAAGAGGTGCTGAATTCACCGCAGCGGATGCGCCGCATGGTGGAACACAACTTCAAAATTGCGTCCCGGCACTATTCCTATGCCGTGCTGCGTCGCTGGCTGAACACGCTCATGGTCAACTTTTTCGGGGCCGAATCCGGCGAGAACCTGCACGAACCATCATAG
- a CDS encoding DUF1254 domain-containing protein gives MKKLILVMCLLSAVLFCCTKEEPTEAQKKEPATAPTHELTPAEAKAIAREAYTYANPIVDNYRVMYAYFQDHSNPEFKAPWNHLKNFPRVYTSEDRAVQTPNSDTPYSFIGMDLRTEPLVLTVPPIDKERYFSIQLIDLYTHIPGYIGSRTTGNDGGHFLVAGPGWKGEKPEGITEVFHSETDLMLAAYRTQLFNPNDLENVKKIQDGYKVQSLSAFMDNAAPKAAPAIDFIKPLTPDEIRKSPAVFSQLNFLLQFCPTHPSEKELMARFARLGIGAGKTFDFNALSPEIQKAIGQGIQDAWADFMEVKKDAEAGKLTSGDLFGSREQLKNNYSYRMAGAVLGIYGNAAEEAIYPSYFVDAEGQKLDGTHRYTLHFAPGQLPPVNAFWSITMYEQPASLLVANPIDRYLLNSPMLPQFKKDKDGGYTFYIQHDSPGKEKEANWLPAPKGPFSVSMRLYWPKKEALDGSWEHPPMQRVK, from the coding sequence ATGAAAAAGCTTATTTTAGTCATGTGTTTGCTATCTGCGGTCCTTTTTTGTTGTACGAAAGAGGAACCGACCGAAGCCCAAAAAAAGGAACCCGCAACAGCACCCACTCATGAATTAACGCCTGCCGAAGCCAAGGCCATCGCCAGGGAAGCCTACACCTACGCCAATCCCATAGTGGACAATTATCGCGTCATGTACGCCTATTTCCAGGATCATAGCAATCCCGAGTTCAAGGCGCCCTGGAACCATCTGAAAAATTTCCCAAGAGTTTACACGTCCGAAGACCGGGCCGTCCAGACCCCCAACTCGGACACCCCTTATTCGTTCATCGGCATGGACCTGCGCACCGAGCCCCTGGTGCTGACCGTGCCGCCCATTGACAAAGAGCGCTATTTCAGCATCCAGTTGATCGACCTTTACACCCATATCCCCGGTTACATCGGCAGCCGCACTACGGGCAACGATGGCGGGCACTTTCTCGTTGCCGGGCCGGGCTGGAAGGGTGAAAAACCCGAGGGCATCACCGAAGTGTTTCATTCCGAGACAGACCTCATGCTGGCCGCCTACCGAACCCAGTTGTTCAATCCCAACGACCTGGAAAACGTCAAGAAGATTCAGGACGGGTACAAGGTTCAGTCGCTTTCCGCCTTCATGGACAACGCCGCGCCCAAAGCAGCGCCGGCCATCGATTTCATCAAACCCCTCACACCGGACGAGATCAGGAAATCCCCGGCGGTTTTCAGTCAGTTGAACTTCCTGCTCCAGTTCTGTCCTACCCATCCGTCTGAAAAAGAACTCATGGCCCGTTTTGCCAGGCTCGGCATCGGCGCGGGAAAAACCTTTGACTTTAATGCGCTTTCGCCTGAGATCCAGAAGGCCATCGGCCAGGGCATTCAAGATGCCTGGGCCGATTTCATGGAAGTGAAGAAAGATGCCGAAGCCGGCAAATTAACATCCGGCGACCTTTTCGGGTCAAGAGAACAACTCAAAAACAATTATAGTTACCGCATGGCCGGCGCCGTTTTAGGCATCTATGGCAATGCTGCCGAAGAGGCCATTTACCCCAGCTATTTTGTCGATGCCGAGGGTCAGAAGCTGGATGGGACCCATCGCTATACCCTGCATTTCGCACCGGGCCAACTGCCGCCGGTAAACGCGTTCTGGTCCATCACCATGTATGAACAGCCCGCCAGCCTGCTGGTGGCCAACCCCATCGACCGCTACCTGCTCAACTCGCCCATGCTGCCCCAGTTCAAAAAAGACAAGGACGGCGGCTACACCTTTTACATTCAGCATGATTCACCGGGTAAAGAGAAGGAAGCCAACTGGCTGCCGGCGCCCAAGGGACCGTTCAGCGTGAGCATGCGCCTTTACTGGCCGAAAAAAGAGGCCCTGGACGGCAGCTGGGAGCACCCGCCCATGCAGCGGGTGAAGTGA
- a CDS encoding DUF1254 domain-containing protein, with protein MKKGFALLLAVTLTTLTMWGCVTSQSSAVPRMRMTTAIPESIIVPDKIETRLGTLEFFDGFPSKKTAQTMHDYLYFHRAVDVFLDEMSAASILAIREGLESLGVHECHQVAIFENLMDSKALWLTANTETVYASNFLNLKKDGPIVIESPPNVLGILDDMWMRYVGDIGNAGPDKGQGGKFLILPPEYEGQVPDGYHVFKSRTNSVWFLVRGFLVNGDPGPAVESFKRDLRIYPLTAADNPPSMDFINASGVPHNTIHANNYEFYEEINTVIQEEHDNAIDADRKGRLALLGIIKGQEFNPDERMKSIMDEAAFTGAAIARTISWSSTDPTIFFYADDPTWFSAFAIGNHEFMSKEGWLHRDARTMYMYNAIGITPAMAVAMPGIGSQYAAAAKDSEGQWLDGSNTYKLTLPPNVPAKDFWSVVLYDSQTRAMLQTDQQFPSLNSQSGQVEMNSDGSTDIYFGPTAPEGKEHNWVQTVPGKGFWLILRLYGPLEPWFDKTWRPGRIEMIE; from the coding sequence ATGAAAAAAGGATTTGCATTGTTGCTCGCCGTTACCTTGACAACCCTGACCATGTGGGGATGTGTAACCTCCCAATCCAGCGCTGTTCCTCGAATGCGCATGACCACGGCAATTCCCGAATCCATCATCGTGCCGGACAAAATCGAAACAAGGCTGGGGACACTTGAGTTTTTCGACGGGTTCCCTTCAAAGAAAACCGCCCAGACCATGCATGACTATCTCTATTTTCACCGGGCCGTCGATGTCTTTCTGGATGAAATGAGCGCAGCCTCCATCCTTGCCATTCGCGAGGGACTCGAAAGTCTGGGCGTCCATGAATGCCACCAGGTCGCCATCTTTGAAAATCTGATGGACTCCAAAGCGTTGTGGCTGACCGCCAATACGGAAACCGTCTATGCCTCCAACTTTCTTAATTTAAAAAAAGACGGGCCCATCGTCATCGAGTCGCCCCCCAATGTCCTGGGCATTTTAGACGACATGTGGATGCGCTATGTGGGCGATATCGGCAATGCCGGTCCGGACAAGGGCCAGGGCGGCAAGTTTCTGATCCTTCCGCCTGAATACGAGGGCCAGGTGCCTGATGGCTACCATGTGTTTAAATCCAGAACCAACAGTGTGTGGTTTCTCGTCAGGGGCTTTCTCGTCAATGGCGATCCTGGGCCGGCAGTAGAAAGCTTCAAGCGCGATCTGCGCATCTATCCTTTGACAGCAGCGGACAATCCGCCGTCCATGGATTTTATCAACGCCTCGGGTGTTCCCCACAATACCATCCATGCCAACAACTATGAATTTTATGAAGAGATTAATACCGTAATCCAGGAAGAGCATGACAACGCTATCGATGCCGACAGAAAAGGCCGGCTGGCGCTTTTGGGCATCATCAAGGGCCAGGAATTCAACCCGGATGAACGCATGAAGTCCATCATGGATGAAGCGGCCTTTACAGGCGCTGCCATTGCCAGGACCATCTCCTGGTCATCCACGGACCCAACCATTTTTTTCTATGCAGATGATCCCACCTGGTTTTCCGCCTTTGCCATCGGCAATCATGAATTCATGTCCAAGGAGGGATGGCTGCACCGGGATGCGCGTACCATGTACATGTACAACGCCATCGGCATTACCCCGGCCATGGCCGTGGCCATGCCGGGCATCGGCTCTCAATATGCCGCGGCTGCCAAGGATTCGGAAGGCCAATGGCTGGATGGGAGCAACACCTACAAATTAACCTTGCCGCCCAATGTACCGGCCAAGGATTTCTGGTCCGTGGTGCTGTATGACTCCCAGACCCGCGCCATGCTGCAGACCGACCAGCAGTTCCCCAGCCTGAACAGCCAGAGCGGACAGGTAGAAATGAACTCGGACGGCTCAACCGATATCTACTTTGGTCCCACAGCGCCCGAAGGCAAAGAACACAACTGGGTACAAACGGTGCCCGGCAAAGGATTCTGGTTGATTCTTAGGCTGTATGGTCCTTTGGAACCCTGGTTTGATAAAACCTGGCGGCCGGGGAGAATCGAAATGATCGAGTAA
- a CDS encoding DUF1254 domain-containing protein codes for MNAFKKMSKSFLAACMVTLFLAGAVIADDIPKGYNTPIPPSIMTPDKVKTSIGTLNFFDGVPTEKTAQMALDHLTFLRGVEAFLNGVPMASIHALVEGYKSIGVTEANHMIVTDKLMDSNPLFLTANTDTVYAFSFFDLEKTGPLVIEVPPGTGPGTVNDAYFRFVVDMGAPGPDRGKGGKYLILPPDYEGEAPKGYFVAKSPSYINLFVLRGFLVDGKPDSAAKMFSEQVHVYPLSQKDNPPKMVITSGSGISYNTIHANDFTFYEEINDVLQKEPIDFIDPELRGLFASIGLQKGKAFKPTPELKKILTDAVAVANATARALIFHTPQKEAYLYENSYWKVAFIGGNHEWLKDKGEGGRYLDARTLFFYGATVNTPAMVMQMVGVGSQYAMATQDSKGNVLDGSKTYKLNIPANVPAKDFWSVVIYDPQTRSELQTSTPFPSKNSEADKMTTNSDGSIDLYFGPEAPKGKENNWIETVSNKSWFPVLRLYGPLEPWFEKTWRPGEIELVK; via the coding sequence ATGAATGCTTTCAAAAAAATGAGCAAAAGCTTTCTTGCCGCCTGCATGGTCACCCTTTTCCTGGCTGGCGCTGTCATTGCAGACGATATTCCCAAAGGCTATAACACCCCTATACCGCCGTCCATCATGACGCCGGACAAGGTTAAAACCAGCATTGGAACACTCAACTTTTTTGACGGCGTTCCCACAGAAAAAACCGCCCAAATGGCCCTCGACCACCTGACCTTTCTTCGCGGCGTGGAGGCCTTTCTCAACGGTGTGCCCATGGCGTCCATTCACGCGCTGGTGGAAGGGTATAAAAGCATTGGGGTCACCGAAGCCAACCACATGATCGTGACCGACAAATTGATGGATTCCAACCCGCTCTTTCTCACGGCCAACACGGATACCGTGTATGCATTCAGTTTTTTCGATCTGGAGAAAACCGGGCCGCTGGTCATTGAAGTCCCGCCGGGAACAGGGCCGGGTACCGTCAATGACGCCTATTTCCGTTTTGTTGTGGACATGGGAGCGCCGGGTCCGGACCGTGGCAAAGGCGGCAAATACCTGATTCTTCCTCCGGATTATGAGGGAGAGGCGCCAAAGGGGTATTTCGTCGCGAAATCACCAAGCTACATCAACCTGTTCGTTCTTAGAGGATTTCTTGTGGACGGCAAGCCCGATTCAGCCGCCAAAATGTTTTCCGAGCAGGTGCACGTCTACCCGTTGTCCCAGAAAGACAATCCGCCGAAAATGGTGATTACCTCGGGATCGGGCATCTCGTACAACACCATTCACGCCAATGACTTCACCTTTTATGAAGAGATAAATGATGTGCTCCAAAAAGAACCCATCGATTTCATCGATCCTGAACTGCGCGGCCTGTTTGCCAGTATCGGCCTGCAAAAAGGCAAAGCATTCAAGCCGACGCCCGAGCTAAAAAAGATCCTGACCGATGCGGTGGCAGTGGCCAATGCCACGGCACGCGCCTTGATTTTCCATACCCCCCAGAAAGAGGCCTACCTGTATGAGAACTCCTACTGGAAAGTGGCCTTTATCGGGGGCAACCATGAATGGCTCAAAGATAAGGGAGAAGGCGGCCGTTACCTCGATGCACGCACCCTGTTTTTCTATGGTGCCACCGTGAACACCCCTGCCATGGTGATGCAAATGGTAGGTGTGGGATCGCAATACGCCATGGCCACCCAGGACAGTAAGGGTAATGTTCTGGATGGTTCCAAAACTTATAAATTAAACATCCCGGCCAATGTACCGGCCAAGGATTTCTGGTCGGTTGTGATTTACGATCCCCAAACACGATCCGAACTGCAGACCTCAACCCCGTTTCCAAGCAAAAACAGCGAGGCCGACAAGATGACCACCAATTCGGACGGGTCCATCGATCTCTACTTCGGGCCTGAAGCCCCCAAAGGCAAAGAAAACAACTGGATAGAGACCGTTTCCAACAAATCCTGGTTTCCCGTCCTTCGCCTTTATGGCCCATTGGAACCATGGTTTGAGAAGACCTGGCGGCCTGGTGAGATCGAGCTGGTCAAATAG
- a CDS encoding arylsulfatase, which translates to MKLLKSVFFFLGILSILACNQADVAQKTENSNQVAVDQKVGDGNAIPYPLAEWKGVKGKTLADSKPDFVGQKKAPDGAPNVLVVMLDDAGYSSATSFGGVMRTPTFDRLGDEGIRYTHMSVAAVCSPTRGSLLTGYNIHQIGTGIISEFATGYPGYNSQIDYSTPSIAKILTDNGYATAAFGKWHNTPMEEASPAGPFESWPTGMWGFEYFWGFMGGETNQFHPLLYENNTAIETPKTNADGSEFHISHGMADQAIKWLDNWKGLRDAPFFMYYTPGAVHAPIQVPKEWRDKYKGQFDEGWHAYRAQLLERQKKLGLVPEDAELVDWPESIPEWDSYSDEGKAYLSRQMEVNAAFLEHVDHHIGRLIDHIEEMGELDNTLVIYLTADNGCTAEGTPTGTFSELLMQNGFPPLTMEQQLEKLEEFGGLDPWGGPHLANHYSVAWAYASSTPFQWVKQMASHFGGTMSATAIRYPKAIKAKGEWRRQFQNVTDIVPTILEVTGIPAPDYVNGQKRKEYPGKSLTYAWNDPDAETNHPTQYFEMLGFVGLYHEGWTLAGKPYRIPWSVDPSAMANFDPLNTTWELYNIEEDPIQSVNVADKYPEKVKELETLFWEEADKYDVYPVGGSLGRPLQPESNPQRVAKKHWELTPNVYRVPELAGPEIKSTNYEVNAYITADDTTQGVIYAVGEHIGGQALFIKDGKLRYSYSTLGLYWHDFDGNVKIPHGDVKITLKHTMKEQKLNGPSTVEFFINDEKVGEMDITATVYGSYTAHETFDIGRDEGLPVNEEYADLGKFKFTEGQLHKVVFDIKNPDDQEVSAAEFSVID; encoded by the coding sequence ATGAAATTATTGAAGAGTGTATTTTTCTTTTTAGGCATTCTCTCCATTTTGGCCTGCAATCAGGCGGATGTCGCTCAAAAGACTGAAAACAGCAATCAGGTGGCCGTCGATCAAAAGGTTGGAGACGGCAACGCCATTCCCTATCCGTTAGCGGAATGGAAAGGGGTCAAGGGAAAGACCCTGGCCGATTCAAAACCCGATTTTGTCGGCCAGAAAAAAGCTCCCGACGGGGCGCCCAATGTACTGGTTGTTATGCTCGACGATGCCGGTTATTCGAGCGCCACATCCTTTGGGGGTGTCATGCGCACCCCCACCTTCGACCGTCTGGGAGATGAGGGCATCCGGTACACGCACATGTCTGTCGCCGCAGTCTGTTCCCCGACCCGGGGCTCGCTGTTGACCGGCTATAACATTCACCAGATCGGGACCGGGATCATTTCCGAGTTTGCCACCGGTTATCCGGGATACAATTCGCAAATTGATTACAGTACGCCCTCCATTGCGAAAATATTGACCGACAATGGATATGCTACGGCGGCATTCGGCAAATGGCACAACACCCCCATGGAAGAGGCCTCGCCTGCCGGTCCCTTTGAGAGCTGGCCGACAGGCATGTGGGGATTCGAATATTTCTGGGGATTCATGGGAGGGGAGACCAACCAGTTTCATCCCCTGCTCTATGAAAACAACACGGCTATTGAAACCCCGAAAACCAATGCGGACGGATCGGAGTTTCATATTTCACATGGCATGGCGGATCAGGCCATCAAGTGGTTGGACAACTGGAAAGGTCTGCGTGATGCCCCATTCTTCATGTACTATACGCCGGGTGCTGTGCATGCACCCATCCAGGTGCCCAAGGAGTGGCGCGACAAGTACAAAGGGCAGTTCGACGAAGGGTGGCATGCCTACAGGGCGCAACTATTGGAGCGCCAGAAAAAACTGGGGCTGGTTCCCGAAGACGCTGAACTGGTCGACTGGCCCGAATCCATTCCCGAGTGGGATTCCTACAGCGACGAGGGGAAAGCCTATCTGTCACGGCAGATGGAAGTCAATGCAGCCTTTCTGGAGCATGTCGATCATCATATCGGACGGCTCATCGACCATATCGAGGAAATGGGTGAGCTGGACAACACCCTGGTTATTTACCTGACCGCCGACAATGGCTGCACGGCTGAGGGAACGCCCACGGGAACATTCTCCGAGCTGTTGATGCAGAACGGGTTCCCGCCGCTTACCATGGAACAGCAGCTGGAAAAACTCGAAGAATTTGGAGGGCTGGATCCCTGGGGAGGGCCGCACCTTGCCAACCATTATTCGGTTGCATGGGCATACGCATCATCAACCCCTTTCCAGTGGGTCAAACAGATGGCATCGCATTTTGGAGGCACCATGTCCGCGACGGCCATACGATACCCCAAAGCCATAAAGGCGAAGGGAGAATGGCGAAGACAGTTTCAGAACGTTACCGATATCGTTCCGACGATTCTGGAAGTGACCGGTATTCCGGCGCCCGACTACGTGAACGGCCAGAAGCGAAAGGAGTATCCGGGTAAATCACTCACCTATGCATGGAACGACCCGGATGCGGAAACAAACCATCCCACCCAGTATTTTGAAATGCTGGGCTTCGTAGGGTTATACCACGAGGGATGGACACTTGCCGGGAAACCTTATCGTATTCCCTGGTCAGTGGATCCCTCGGCCATGGCAAACTTCGATCCCCTGAATACAACCTGGGAGCTGTACAATATCGAGGAAGACCCGATACAGTCGGTTAACGTAGCTGACAAGTATCCGGAAAAAGTCAAAGAGCTGGAAACACTCTTCTGGGAAGAGGCCGATAAGTACGATGTGTATCCTGTCGGCGGTTCCCTGGGCAGACCGCTGCAGCCGGAATCCAATCCGCAACGGGTAGCCAAAAAACACTGGGAACTGACCCCCAATGTTTACCGGGTGCCTGAACTGGCAGGCCCCGAGATCAAATCCACCAACTATGAGGTCAATGCCTACATCACTGCGGATGATACGACCCAGGGGGTCATTTATGCGGTGGGCGAGCATATCGGCGGACAGGCCCTGTTCATCAAAGACGGGAAACTGAGATACAGCTATTCCACGCTGGGCCTGTACTGGCACGATTTCGACGGGAATGTGAAAATACCTCACGGTGATGTGAAAATCACATTGAAGCATACCATGAAAGAGCAAAAGCTGAACGGGCCCTCCACCGTCGAATTCTTCATCAACGACGAAAAGGTGGGCGAAATGGATATTACAGCGACTGTATATGGTTCTTATACAGCTCACGAAACCTTTGATATCGGCCGTGATGAAGGCCTGCCAGTCAATGAAGAGTATGCCGATCTGGGCAAATTCAAATTTACGGAAGGTCAATTGCACAAGGTTGTATTCGACATCAAGAATCCCGACGATCAGGAAGTGAGTGCCGCTGAGTTCAGCGTAATTGACTAA
- a CDS encoding cysteine rich repeat-containing protein has product MFKTLRILVAITAVMMISATAFATDPLTQTVKDGCKAELESYCKGVTPGEGRVLACLYAHEDKLSAKCEFALFDAAVLLDRAVSALAYAAYECEDDLEKYCADVPVGEGRLLDCIAKNKKKVSKRCLDALTETGLK; this is encoded by the coding sequence ATGTTCAAGACGTTGAGAATATTGGTTGCAATAACGGCAGTGATGATGATTTCGGCCACGGCTTTTGCCACCGACCCCTTGACCCAAACCGTTAAAGATGGATGCAAAGCGGAACTGGAAAGCTATTGCAAGGGCGTTACTCCCGGCGAGGGGCGGGTGCTGGCCTGCCTGTACGCCCATGAGGATAAATTGAGCGCAAAATGCGAATTTGCCCTGTTTGACGCCGCGGTTCTGCTTGATCGGGCAGTCTCCGCTTTGGCCTATGCAGCTTATGAGTGCGAAGACGATCTGGAGAAGTATTGCGCTGACGTGCCCGTTGGTGAAGGCAGGCTATTGGACTGTATCGCCAAAAACAAAAAGAAGGTCAGCAAGCGCTGCCTGGACGCACTGACCGAGACGGGACTGAAGTAA
- a CDS encoding phosphatase PAP2 family protein, producing the protein MSTRFGFIKNWQIGLALICAGMIMGCAGFQKQSPDPVPEIMPGILAGYLKPEVLPNSLALLPPPPAENSAAQTLDDEISKKSLALRDTPRWTVAIQDAELAFPEAADTFSCALGIPITEADTPYLYMLLRRTLADAGLSTYTAKKEYQRKRAFMVNDQPICTPEDEEKLRKDGSYPSGHTAIGWAWALILAEIAPDRADAILARGRAFGESRIICNVHWHSDVVEGRFMGAAAVARLHADPKFCADLKAAKAEYAKACAKGLRPSRDCQAEADALVAGVIDK; encoded by the coding sequence ATGTCGACCCGATTCGGTTTCATTAAAAATTGGCAGATCGGTTTGGCGCTGATTTGCGCGGGAATGATAATGGGCTGCGCCGGCTTTCAAAAGCAAAGCCCTGATCCCGTACCGGAGATCATGCCCGGCATCCTGGCGGGGTATCTAAAGCCTGAAGTGCTTCCCAACAGCCTGGCACTCCTCCCGCCGCCTCCGGCCGAAAACTCTGCCGCGCAAACATTGGATGATGAGATAAGTAAAAAAAGCCTGGCTCTGCGAGACACGCCGCGCTGGACAGTCGCGATCCAGGATGCGGAACTGGCATTTCCGGAAGCGGCCGACACCTTCAGCTGCGCCTTAGGCATTCCCATCACGGAAGCGGATACGCCCTACCTTTACATGTTGCTGCGCCGCACCCTGGCCGATGCCGGGCTCTCCACCTACACCGCCAAAAAAGAATATCAGCGCAAGCGCGCATTCATGGTGAATGACCAGCCCATCTGCACACCGGAAGATGAAGAGAAGTTGAGAAAGGACGGCTCCTACCCATCCGGCCACACGGCCATAGGCTGGGCCTGGGCGCTAATCCTTGCCGAGATTGCCCCGGACCGGGCCGATGCCATCCTCGCTCGTGGCCGGGCATTCGGCGAAAGCCGGATCATCTGCAATGTGCACTGGCACAGTGATGTGGTGGAAGGCCGTTTCATGGGTGCTGCCGCTGTGGCCCGGCTGCATGCCGATCCGAAATTTTGCGCAGATTTGAAAGCGGCCAAAGCCGAATATGCGAAGGCTTGCGCCAAAGGCCTTCGGCCCTCCCGGGATTGCCAGGCAGAGGCCGATGCACTGGTCGCTGGTGTGATTGACAAATAA
- a CDS encoding BamA/TamA family outer membrane protein, with the protein MRRGILFFFFICFLLSFAADANAAEEKNKDDRGKNFAVAPIVISNPNIGSGLGVAGMYFFDLGDWRKEDPRSSVQAIGAYTNTDSYFYGLLSSLYLNHDTIRGNFGIFRANINNEYDIPWGGEANFSTGALAALGLLTYRVWDNVFIGGQALVIDVSYDPDTPADGDYLNLVGAEDSTTTGIGPVISYDTRDNVNYPSAGTLAELKGYYKPEAWGNETDYAVADLAVNHYIGLTETHILALRAYGRTGTEDTPYSDKSRLGQQSDLRGFKSGEVSGRTILSGQAEIRWQFTGKIGFVAFGGLAKLWDDELEELITEDLYYSGGVGFRYMLNTDQKINFRIDAAIGNDNNEGIYVGIQEAF; encoded by the coding sequence ATGCGACGCGGTATATTGTTTTTCTTTTTCATCTGCTTTCTCTTGAGTTTTGCAGCCGATGCTAACGCAGCAGAAGAGAAGAACAAAGATGATCGAGGAAAGAATTTTGCGGTTGCCCCTATCGTTATCTCCAACCCCAATATCGGCAGCGGTCTGGGGGTGGCGGGGATGTATTTCTTCGACCTTGGCGATTGGCGCAAGGAGGACCCCAGGTCCAGCGTTCAGGCGATCGGGGCGTACACGAATACCGATTCTTATTTCTATGGGCTGCTGAGCAGCCTGTACCTCAATCATGACACGATTCGCGGCAATTTCGGCATTTTCAGGGCAAACATAAACAACGAATACGATATTCCCTGGGGCGGTGAGGCCAACTTCTCCACGGGAGCCCTGGCCGCTCTGGGTCTGCTCACTTACCGGGTATGGGACAATGTTTTTATCGGGGGACAAGCCCTGGTGATCGATGTCAGCTACGATCCCGACACCCCAGCCGATGGCGATTACCTGAATCTTGTGGGGGCGGAGGATTCCACCACGACGGGAATCGGACCGGTGATCAGTTACGACACCCGGGACAATGTCAACTACCCCTCCGCCGGTACGCTGGCCGAACTCAAGGGCTATTATAAACCCGAAGCCTGGGGCAACGAGACGGATTATGCCGTGGCCGATCTCGCCGTGAACCATTACATCGGCCTCACCGAAACGCATATCCTGGCCCTGCGCGCCTATGGCCGCACCGGCACGGAGGACACGCCCTACTCGGACAAATCCCGCCTCGGGCAACAGAGCGATTTGCGAGGATTTAAGTCCGGCGAAGTTTCCGGACGTACAATTCTCTCCGGCCAGGCGGAGATCCGGTGGCAGTTTACCGGGAAAATCGGTTTCGTGGCTTTTGGCGGCCTGGCCAAATTGTGGGATGATGAATTGGAGGAACTGATCACCGAAGATCTTTATTACAGCGGCGGCGTCGGGTTTCGGTACATGCTCAATACCGATCAGAAAATTAATTTCCGCATCGACGCGGCCATCGGCAATGATAATAACGAGGGCATATATGTCGGCATTCAGGAGGCATTTTAG